From the Oleiharenicola lentus genome, one window contains:
- a CDS encoding NADH-quinone oxidoreductase subunit A — protein sequence MSSAFLPFLIQILLAAGITVGVIAASHLLGQRARGSKIKDAAYECGIHSDGSTHTRFSVKFYVTAMLFILFDIEVVFLIPWTFVYRDFLANHISILAPMLFFLGVLVLGLFYEVKKGALEWEK from the coding sequence ATGTCCTCCGCCTTTCTGCCGTTTCTCATCCAGATCCTGCTCGCCGCCGGCATCACCGTCGGCGTCATCGCGGCCAGCCACCTGCTTGGCCAGCGCGCGCGGGGCAGCAAGATCAAGGACGCGGCCTACGAGTGCGGCATCCACTCCGATGGCAGCACGCACACGCGCTTCTCGGTGAAATTCTACGTCACCGCGATGCTGTTCATCCTGTTCGACATCGAGGTTGTGTTCCTCATCCCCTGGACCTTCGTCTATCGCGACTTTCTCGCCAACCACATCTCGATTCTCGCCCCGATGCTGTTCTTCCTCGGCGTGCTCGTCCTCGGCCTGTTCTACGAAGTGAAGAAGGGTGCTTTGGAGTGGGAGAAGTAA
- a CDS encoding segregation and condensation protein A, with protein MVAEADYRIKLPVFEGPLDLLLFLIRKNELDIYDIPIATVTRQYLDAIYAMKELQIELAGEFFVMAATLMEIKSRMLLPKHQQAVDPNAEEDDLDPRWELVHQLIQYKKFKEAAGRLGLMSFEAQNLLPRIASAFAPATDRPLQHVDRIEVWNSFNLVLRRLAEKLVVGEIHAEQVTVADQMEYVLEHIKTTKSFVFTALLPEHTTLRRLVATFLAVLELTRLKKLRIEQNEAFTDILCVAVEEIPLETPAAPTTVAPQDEESHPSP; from the coding sequence GTGGTTGCCGAAGCCGATTATCGCATCAAACTTCCCGTGTTCGAGGGTCCGCTGGACCTGCTGCTTTTCCTCATCCGGAAAAACGAGCTGGATATCTACGACATCCCCATCGCCACGGTGACCCGGCAATACCTGGATGCCATCTACGCGATGAAGGAGCTCCAGATCGAGCTCGCCGGCGAGTTCTTCGTGATGGCGGCCACGCTGATGGAGATCAAGAGTCGCATGCTCCTGCCCAAGCACCAGCAGGCAGTCGATCCCAATGCCGAGGAAGACGACCTCGATCCGCGCTGGGAACTGGTCCACCAGCTCATCCAATACAAGAAGTTCAAGGAGGCCGCCGGCCGGCTCGGGCTCATGTCCTTCGAGGCGCAGAATCTCCTGCCCCGCATCGCTTCGGCCTTCGCGCCGGCCACCGACCGACCCCTGCAGCATGTGGACCGCATCGAGGTCTGGAATTCCTTCAACCTCGTGCTCCGCCGCCTGGCCGAGAAGCTCGTCGTCGGCGAGATCCACGCCGAACAGGTGACCGTCGCCGACCAGATGGAATACGTGCTGGAGCACATCAAGACCACGAAGTCTTTCGTGTTCACCGCGCTCCTGCCCGAGCACACCACGCTGCGCCGGCTCGTCGCCACATTCCTCGCCGTGCTCGAGCTCACCCGCCTCAAGAAGCTGCGCATCGAGCAGAACGAGGCCTTCACCGACATCCTGTGCGTCGCCGTGGAGGAAATCCCGCTTGAAACCCCGGCCGCCCCGACCACGGTGGCACCGCAAGATGAAGAAAGCCACCCGTCGCCGTAA
- the trxA gene encoding thioredoxin yields the protein MSDKIAHLDTNTFSSAVASATPTLVDFWAPWCGPCKAIAPILDELSTELDGKLKIAKVNVDDNGELAAQYGVRAIPTMLLFKGGQLADTFVGMMDKASLKAKLAGKI from the coding sequence ATGTCTGACAAAATCGCCCACCTCGATACGAACACCTTCTCCAGCGCCGTCGCCAGTGCGACCCCCACCCTCGTGGACTTCTGGGCCCCGTGGTGCGGCCCGTGCAAGGCGATTGCCCCGATCCTCGACGAGCTCTCCACCGAGCTCGACGGCAAGCTGAAGATCGCGAAGGTCAACGTGGACGACAACGGCGAGCTCGCCGCACAGTACGGCGTCCGCGCCATCCCGACCATGCTGCTCTTCAAGGGCGGCCAGCTCGCCGACACCTTCGTCGGCATGATGGACAAGGCCTCGCTCAAGGCGAAGCTCGCCGGCAAGATCTGA
- a CDS encoding 1,4-dihydroxy-2-naphthoate polyprenyltransferase, with the protein MFSVRHWLEASRPKTLPAAVIPVMVGTALAAAHGAADYGSAAICLAFALLVQIGTNFANDYFDFVQGADTPARVGPRRAVAAGLIAPRTMLAATWLVLGVAFAVGLLLVREGGWVLLPIGIVSIVCAIAYTGGPFPLGYNGLGDVFVFIFFGLVAVCATFYVQAGYVSPDVISCAAAIGLLAANILVANNYRDAETDARVGKKTLVVRFGRKFAVWQYGLSHLVALLCPVALIVTGGYRWPVLLPLVLTMMAMRLTHRLMASCDPKEQIALLARTAGYLALFGVLLSVGVVIGK; encoded by the coding sequence ATGTTCTCCGTCCGTCACTGGCTCGAAGCCTCACGTCCCAAGACCCTGCCCGCCGCGGTGATCCCCGTCATGGTCGGCACGGCGCTGGCGGCGGCGCATGGCGCGGCGGATTATGGCAGTGCGGCCATCTGTCTGGCCTTTGCGCTGCTCGTGCAGATCGGCACGAACTTTGCCAACGACTACTTCGATTTCGTGCAGGGCGCCGACACGCCCGCGCGCGTCGGGCCGCGGCGCGCAGTCGCCGCCGGTTTGATCGCACCCCGCACGATGCTGGCGGCGACGTGGCTGGTGTTGGGTGTGGCTTTTGCGGTGGGCTTGCTGCTGGTGCGCGAGGGCGGGTGGGTGCTGCTGCCCATCGGCATCGTGAGCATCGTGTGCGCGATCGCCTACACCGGCGGACCGTTTCCGCTGGGCTACAACGGGCTGGGCGACGTATTCGTGTTCATCTTCTTCGGCTTGGTGGCGGTGTGCGCCACATTCTACGTGCAGGCCGGTTACGTGTCGCCCGATGTGATTTCGTGCGCTGCGGCCATCGGGCTGCTGGCGGCAAATATCCTCGTGGCGAACAATTATCGCGACGCCGAGACCGATGCCCGGGTGGGCAAGAAAACGCTCGTGGTGCGCTTCGGGCGAAAGTTCGCCGTGTGGCAATACGGGTTGTCGCACCTCGTGGCGCTGCTGTGTCCGGTGGCGCTGATTGTGACCGGCGGCTATCGCTGGCCGGTGTTGCTGCCGCTCGTGCTGACCATGATGGCTATGCGCCTCACGCACCGGCTCATGGCATCGTGCGATCCGAAAGAGCAGATCGCGCTGCTCGCTCGCACGGCAGGATATTTGGCGCTGTTTGGTGTGCTGCTGAGTGTTGGGGTGGTGATCGGGAAATAG
- a CDS encoding ABC transporter ATP-binding protein, producing MRSGATWAVELDGFGKTYRAGWGGRTVHAVETLSLRLPAGQVLGLLGPNGSGKSTTLKALAGLLQPSAGSCRIFGEPAGSDAARARIGYLPESVRFATHQTGREFLRYCAGLSSLTDVQAEPRIEAVLAWTGLGDAAGRRIASYSKGMRQRLGLAQAVLHEPQIVLLDEPTSGLDPEGRLAVVRLIRELAAQGRTVVFTSHLLAQAEDVCDRLAMLGKGRLLASGTVGELLGTFERAPVATSRLEKIYLERLHALS from the coding sequence ATGCGAAGCGGGGCAACCTGGGCGGTCGAACTCGACGGTTTTGGCAAAACCTATCGGGCAGGCTGGGGTGGGCGCACGGTGCACGCGGTCGAGACGCTTTCGCTACGGCTGCCGGCCGGTCAGGTGCTCGGGTTGCTCGGGCCGAACGGCTCGGGCAAGAGCACCACGCTGAAGGCGCTGGCGGGACTCTTGCAGCCTTCGGCCGGTTCCTGCCGGATCTTCGGGGAGCCGGCGGGCAGCGATGCGGCGCGGGCGCGGATCGGCTACCTGCCCGAGTCGGTCCGGTTCGCGACGCATCAGACCGGTCGCGAGTTTCTGCGCTACTGTGCCGGTCTGAGTTCGCTGACGGACGTGCAGGCGGAGCCGCGGATCGAGGCGGTGCTGGCGTGGACCGGCCTGGGCGATGCGGCCGGGCGGCGCATTGCGTCTTACTCGAAGGGCATGCGGCAGCGGCTCGGTCTGGCGCAGGCGGTCCTGCATGAGCCGCAAATCGTGCTGCTCGATGAGCCGACCAGCGGCCTCGATCCCGAGGGACGCCTGGCGGTGGTGCGGCTGATCCGCGAACTGGCGGCGCAGGGGCGCACGGTCGTGTTCACCTCGCACCTGCTCGCGCAGGCCGAGGATGTCTGCGACCGGCTGGCCATGCTGGGCAAGGGACGCCTGCTGGCCAGCGGCACGGTGGGCGAATTGCTCGGGACCTTTGAGCGCGCGCCGGTGGCGACTTCGCGCCTGGAGAAAATTTACCTCGAGCGACTGCATGCACTGTCCTGA
- a CDS encoding acylphosphatase, whose product MSGVYHTIVYFSGRVQGVGFRYQTLQVAKEFEVSGVVQNLPDGRVQLEAEGRAQEVKDFIAAVQERMEGHIRKVEQTSATRSPQFAGFTIR is encoded by the coding sequence ATGAGCGGGGTTTATCATACCATCGTGTATTTCAGCGGCCGGGTGCAGGGCGTGGGCTTTCGCTACCAGACGCTGCAGGTGGCCAAGGAGTTTGAGGTTTCCGGTGTGGTGCAAAATCTGCCTGACGGGCGCGTGCAACTGGAGGCGGAGGGCCGGGCGCAGGAAGTGAAGGATTTCATCGCGGCCGTGCAGGAGCGCATGGAAGGCCACATTCGCAAGGTGGAGCAAACGAGTGCGACGCGCTCGCCGCAATTTGCGGGCTTCACCATCCGCTAG